TTGCATCACCTGCGAAAGATGGAACTTGGGATAATAAAATGTCTGACTTACTTGGGAATTACGTGTTTTTATATGATCAAGATAAACATTATTCCAAAATAATAATTACTTCTATTGGAGGTGGAACTATTGGCGTTCCTGCTTGGGTAGAAGTTCAGTGGATATATAACCAAACCGTTGATGATAAAAGATTTTAAAATTTATAGATAAATTTATAAGCCGTGAAGAGATTCACGGCTTACATTTCAACTGGTGTTCAAGAATGATGAAACTAATAATTTACGTTTCAATACTTTCATTATCCTTTTTGATAATAAGTTGTAAAGAAAAAGTTATTGAGGTACATGAAGCTTTACCGAATGGTTCTATTTTTTTTGATTCAAGACCTCAAGGAACTCAAATATTTTTGCAAGACACATTTACTAGTAAAGTAACCCCTGATAGTATCACAAACTTATCGCCAGATTCTTATGACGTAAAATTTAAATATAAAAATCTAGAAATGAATTTATCTGTAAGTGTAAAAGCGGGTTTAAAGTCAACAGCCTATGTTGATTTTAATTCGGATTTGGGTAAAATCTTTGTCAATTCTGATCCATTGGGAGCAGAAATATTATTAAATGACAGTACGACTGGTAAAGTAACCCCTGATACTCTTAATTATTTAATTGAGGGGAATTACAAAGTTACTCTAAAACTTCAAGGACAACATGATTTTTCACGTTTTGTAGATGTAAATAGAAATAAAATAACAAACATCTACTTTAATTTTTTACCAAGTAGCATTTATGTTACTTCTATTCCTGCAGGCGCTCAAATTTGGATCAACAATCAAAACAAAGGGAATACCCCGGATAGCGTAGTTAGTTTAACAGCCGGTTCATATCAAGTAACTTTAAAACTTGATGGTTATAAAGATACTATAGTTTCTGTAACAGTTATTGCCGGGCAAAAAGCAACTAAAAATGTTGTATTAACAATAAGTCTTGTAACGGTTTCATTTGGTCCCGTTAGACTTTGGGAAACATATGGTACAGGTGCAGACAAACCAAGTGGATTACAACTATCAACCGGAGCAACAGCTTCCAGCTCAAGTGCGATAATAGATATTTTCTATTATACCAATTCAACTTTTTCTGTGCACGAAGTTAGAAGTTCTGCTACACGTAATACATTTTTCAAAGTTGGGGCAAACACTAATTTGACTGATAATGTTAGTTCTTCAACCAAAGATGGTAACTGGAGTACTACTATGACAGATACAGAAACTAATTATGTCTTTGTATATGATGCTGACCATCATTATTCCAAGATAAAAATTGTTGCAGTAAGTAGTATTGTCGAGTCACCGGCATGGATTGAAATTCAAGGGATTTACAACAAGACTGTTGATGATAAACGTTTCTAAAATTATTTTTGATATTTTAATTAAGGCTGTCCAA
The window above is part of the Ignavibacteriales bacterium genome. Proteins encoded here:
- a CDS encoding PEGA domain-containing protein produces the protein MMKLIIYVSILSLSFLIISCKEKVIEVHEALPNGSIFFDSRPQGTQIFLQDTFTSKVTPDSITNLSPDSYDVKFKYKNLEMNLSVSVKAGLKSTAYVDFNSDLGKIFVNSDPLGAEILLNDSTTGKVTPDTLNYLIEGNYKVTLKLQGQHDFSRFVDVNRNKITNIYFNFLPSSIYVTSIPAGAQIWINNQNKGNTPDSVVSLTAGSYQVTLKLDGYKDTIVSVTVIAGQKATKNVVLTISLVTVSFGPVRLWETYGTGADKPSGLQLSTGATASSSSAIIDIFYYTNSTFSVHEVRSSATRNTFFKVGANTNLTDNVSSSTKDGNWSTTMTDTETNYVFVYDADHHYSKIKIVAVSSIVESPAWIEIQGIYNKTVDDKRF